In Aedes albopictus strain Foshan chromosome 3, AalbF5, whole genome shotgun sequence, the following are encoded in one genomic region:
- the LOC109406142 gene encoding UTP--glucose-1-phosphate uridylyltransferase isoform X1 produces MLAMENSCIVLDPNATCVLTNNERQFKMLNHAVDDSQVRGHQRVPSDTKEFHEATKRDALLRLRKDLDNLLQTADDAKKPILQKEMCGFEALFHRFLQEDGPSVEWDRIQKLPQDAVKDYSSLKTPQESEIRQMLDKLVVIKLNGGLGTSMGCHGPKSVIPVRNDLTFLDLTVQQIEHLNKTYGANVPLVLMNSFNTDDDTEKVIRKYKGFQVQIYTFNQSCYPRISRDSLLPVAKDFNIENDIEAWYPPGHGDFYQSFQNSGLLKKFLDEGREYCFLSNIDNLGATVDINILNRLLGDDRQGDKPIEFVMEVTDKTRADVKGGTLIHYENKLRLLEIAQVPKEHVDDFKSVKTFKFFNTNNIWARLESIDRVLNARTMNMEIIVNNKTLDNGMRVIQLETAVGAAMKCFDGGIGINVPRSRFLPVKKTSDLLLVMSNLYSLKYGSLVMSPQRMFPTTPLVKLGDNHFSKVKEFLGRFANIPDLIELDHLTVSGDVTFGRGVSLRGTVIIIANHGDRIDIPAGAILENKIVSGNMRILDH; encoded by the exons ATGCTTGCGATGGAAAACTCCTGCATCGTGCTGGACCCAAATGCAACATGTGTGCTCACAAATAACGAAAGACAGTTCAAGATGTTGAATCATGCTGTCGACGATAGCCAA GTCCGCGGACACCAGCGTGTCCCATCGGACACCAAGGAGTTCCACGAAGCTACCAAGCGCGATGCCTTGCTTCGGCTACGTAAGGATTTGGACAATCTACTGCAAACAGCGGACGATGCCAAGAAACCAATTCTGCAGAAGGAAATGTGCGGCTTCGAGGCGCTATTTcatcgattccttcaggaagacgGTCCCTCCGTAGAATGGGATCGTATCCAAAAATTGCCGCAGGATGCCGTCAAGGACTATTCCAGTCTGAAGACTCCCCAGGAGTCGGAAATCCGTCAAATGCTGGACAAGCTGGTTGTGATCAAGCTGAATGGTGGTTTAGGTACTTCCATGGGATGTCACGGACCCAAGAGTGTCATTCCCGTTCGCAACGATCTAACATTCCTCGATTTGACCGTGCAGCAAATCGAACATTTGAACAAGACATATGGCGCCAACGTACCACTGGTGTTGATGAATTCATTCAATACCGATGATGACACGGAGAAAGTTATTCGCAAATACAAAGGATTCCAGGTTCAGATTTACACGTTCAATCAGAGCTGTTATCCGAGAATTAGTCGTGATTCTTTGCTGCCGGTGGCCAAGGATTTCAACATCGAGAACGACATCGAAGC ATGGTACCCACCCGGTCACGGAGATTTCTATCAATCGTTCCAAAATTCGGGACTGCTGAAAAAGTTCCTCGATGAAGGTCGCGAGTACTGTTTCCTGTCAAATATAGACAATCTGGGCGCTACGGTTGACATCAACATTCTGAATCGCTTGCTCGGTGATGACCGACAGGGTGATAAACCGATAGAATTCGTTATGGAGGTTACCGATAAAACCCGGGCCGATGTGAAGGGTGGTACTTTGATTCACTACGAAAATAAGCTGCGGTTGCTGGAAATTGCCCAGGTTCCCAAAGAGCACGTGGATGACTTCAAGTCGGTGAAAACGTTCAAATTTTTCAACACAAACAACATTTGGGCACGATTGGAGTCCATTGATCGGGTCTTGAATGCACGCACCATGAACATGGAAATCATTGTCAACAATAAAACGCTGGACAATGGCATGCGAGTGATTCAGCTGGAGACTGCCGTTGGTGCAGCCATGAAATGTTTCGACGGCGGAATCGGAATCAATGTGCCACGGTCGCGTTTCTTGCCCGTGAAGAAAACTTCCGATCTGCTTCTGGTTATGTCTAACCTGTATAGCCTCAAGTATGGATCACTAGTCATGTCCCCGCAACGCATGTTCCCAACCACACCGTTGGTTAAACTAGGAGATAATCATTTTAGCAAGGTCAAGGAATTCCTCGGACGTTTCGCCAATATCCCTGATTTGATAGAATTGGATCATTTGACGGTGTCCGGTGATGTGACCTTCGGGCGAGGCGTATCGCTCCGAGGTACTGTAATTATCATTGCCAACCACGGTGATCGTATAGATATTCCCGCGGGAGCGATTCTAGAGAACAAAATTGTGTCCGGTAATATGCGCATTCTTGATCATTAA
- the LOC109406142 gene encoding UTP--glucose-1-phosphate uridylyltransferase isoform X2 → MTGAIDILLKVRGHQRVPSDTKEFHEATKRDALLRLRKDLDNLLQTADDAKKPILQKEMCGFEALFHRFLQEDGPSVEWDRIQKLPQDAVKDYSSLKTPQESEIRQMLDKLVVIKLNGGLGTSMGCHGPKSVIPVRNDLTFLDLTVQQIEHLNKTYGANVPLVLMNSFNTDDDTEKVIRKYKGFQVQIYTFNQSCYPRISRDSLLPVAKDFNIENDIEAWYPPGHGDFYQSFQNSGLLKKFLDEGREYCFLSNIDNLGATVDINILNRLLGDDRQGDKPIEFVMEVTDKTRADVKGGTLIHYENKLRLLEIAQVPKEHVDDFKSVKTFKFFNTNNIWARLESIDRVLNARTMNMEIIVNNKTLDNGMRVIQLETAVGAAMKCFDGGIGINVPRSRFLPVKKTSDLLLVMSNLYSLKYGSLVMSPQRMFPTTPLVKLGDNHFSKVKEFLGRFANIPDLIELDHLTVSGDVTFGRGVSLRGTVIIIANHGDRIDIPAGAILENKIVSGNMRILDH, encoded by the exons ATGACTGGTGCAATCGATATTCTTCTGAAA GTCCGCGGACACCAGCGTGTCCCATCGGACACCAAGGAGTTCCACGAAGCTACCAAGCGCGATGCCTTGCTTCGGCTACGTAAGGATTTGGACAATCTACTGCAAACAGCGGACGATGCCAAGAAACCAATTCTGCAGAAGGAAATGTGCGGCTTCGAGGCGCTATTTcatcgattccttcaggaagacgGTCCCTCCGTAGAATGGGATCGTATCCAAAAATTGCCGCAGGATGCCGTCAAGGACTATTCCAGTCTGAAGACTCCCCAGGAGTCGGAAATCCGTCAAATGCTGGACAAGCTGGTTGTGATCAAGCTGAATGGTGGTTTAGGTACTTCCATGGGATGTCACGGACCCAAGAGTGTCATTCCCGTTCGCAACGATCTAACATTCCTCGATTTGACCGTGCAGCAAATCGAACATTTGAACAAGACATATGGCGCCAACGTACCACTGGTGTTGATGAATTCATTCAATACCGATGATGACACGGAGAAAGTTATTCGCAAATACAAAGGATTCCAGGTTCAGATTTACACGTTCAATCAGAGCTGTTATCCGAGAATTAGTCGTGATTCTTTGCTGCCGGTGGCCAAGGATTTCAACATCGAGAACGACATCGAAGC ATGGTACCCACCCGGTCACGGAGATTTCTATCAATCGTTCCAAAATTCGGGACTGCTGAAAAAGTTCCTCGATGAAGGTCGCGAGTACTGTTTCCTGTCAAATATAGACAATCTGGGCGCTACGGTTGACATCAACATTCTGAATCGCTTGCTCGGTGATGACCGACAGGGTGATAAACCGATAGAATTCGTTATGGAGGTTACCGATAAAACCCGGGCCGATGTGAAGGGTGGTACTTTGATTCACTACGAAAATAAGCTGCGGTTGCTGGAAATTGCCCAGGTTCCCAAAGAGCACGTGGATGACTTCAAGTCGGTGAAAACGTTCAAATTTTTCAACACAAACAACATTTGGGCACGATTGGAGTCCATTGATCGGGTCTTGAATGCACGCACCATGAACATGGAAATCATTGTCAACAATAAAACGCTGGACAATGGCATGCGAGTGATTCAGCTGGAGACTGCCGTTGGTGCAGCCATGAAATGTTTCGACGGCGGAATCGGAATCAATGTGCCACGGTCGCGTTTCTTGCCCGTGAAGAAAACTTCCGATCTGCTTCTGGTTATGTCTAACCTGTATAGCCTCAAGTATGGATCACTAGTCATGTCCCCGCAACGCATGTTCCCAACCACACCGTTGGTTAAACTAGGAGATAATCATTTTAGCAAGGTCAAGGAATTCCTCGGACGTTTCGCCAATATCCCTGATTTGATAGAATTGGATCATTTGACGGTGTCCGGTGATGTGACCTTCGGGCGAGGCGTATCGCTCCGAGGTACTGTAATTATCATTGCCAACCACGGTGATCGTATAGATATTCCCGCGGGAGCGATTCTAGAGAACAAAATTGTGTCCGGTAATATGCGCATTCTTGATCATTAA
- the LOC109406142 gene encoding UTP--glucose-1-phosphate uridylyltransferase isoform X3, protein MLGVANEQKVRGHQRVPSDTKEFHEATKRDALLRLRKDLDNLLQTADDAKKPILQKEMCGFEALFHRFLQEDGPSVEWDRIQKLPQDAVKDYSSLKTPQESEIRQMLDKLVVIKLNGGLGTSMGCHGPKSVIPVRNDLTFLDLTVQQIEHLNKTYGANVPLVLMNSFNTDDDTEKVIRKYKGFQVQIYTFNQSCYPRISRDSLLPVAKDFNIENDIEAWYPPGHGDFYQSFQNSGLLKKFLDEGREYCFLSNIDNLGATVDINILNRLLGDDRQGDKPIEFVMEVTDKTRADVKGGTLIHYENKLRLLEIAQVPKEHVDDFKSVKTFKFFNTNNIWARLESIDRVLNARTMNMEIIVNNKTLDNGMRVIQLETAVGAAMKCFDGGIGINVPRSRFLPVKKTSDLLLVMSNLYSLKYGSLVMSPQRMFPTTPLVKLGDNHFSKVKEFLGRFANIPDLIELDHLTVSGDVTFGRGVSLRGTVIIIANHGDRIDIPAGAILENKIVSGNMRILDH, encoded by the exons GTCCGCGGACACCAGCGTGTCCCATCGGACACCAAGGAGTTCCACGAAGCTACCAAGCGCGATGCCTTGCTTCGGCTACGTAAGGATTTGGACAATCTACTGCAAACAGCGGACGATGCCAAGAAACCAATTCTGCAGAAGGAAATGTGCGGCTTCGAGGCGCTATTTcatcgattccttcaggaagacgGTCCCTCCGTAGAATGGGATCGTATCCAAAAATTGCCGCAGGATGCCGTCAAGGACTATTCCAGTCTGAAGACTCCCCAGGAGTCGGAAATCCGTCAAATGCTGGACAAGCTGGTTGTGATCAAGCTGAATGGTGGTTTAGGTACTTCCATGGGATGTCACGGACCCAAGAGTGTCATTCCCGTTCGCAACGATCTAACATTCCTCGATTTGACCGTGCAGCAAATCGAACATTTGAACAAGACATATGGCGCCAACGTACCACTGGTGTTGATGAATTCATTCAATACCGATGATGACACGGAGAAAGTTATTCGCAAATACAAAGGATTCCAGGTTCAGATTTACACGTTCAATCAGAGCTGTTATCCGAGAATTAGTCGTGATTCTTTGCTGCCGGTGGCCAAGGATTTCAACATCGAGAACGACATCGAAGC ATGGTACCCACCCGGTCACGGAGATTTCTATCAATCGTTCCAAAATTCGGGACTGCTGAAAAAGTTCCTCGATGAAGGTCGCGAGTACTGTTTCCTGTCAAATATAGACAATCTGGGCGCTACGGTTGACATCAACATTCTGAATCGCTTGCTCGGTGATGACCGACAGGGTGATAAACCGATAGAATTCGTTATGGAGGTTACCGATAAAACCCGGGCCGATGTGAAGGGTGGTACTTTGATTCACTACGAAAATAAGCTGCGGTTGCTGGAAATTGCCCAGGTTCCCAAAGAGCACGTGGATGACTTCAAGTCGGTGAAAACGTTCAAATTTTTCAACACAAACAACATTTGGGCACGATTGGAGTCCATTGATCGGGTCTTGAATGCACGCACCATGAACATGGAAATCATTGTCAACAATAAAACGCTGGACAATGGCATGCGAGTGATTCAGCTGGAGACTGCCGTTGGTGCAGCCATGAAATGTTTCGACGGCGGAATCGGAATCAATGTGCCACGGTCGCGTTTCTTGCCCGTGAAGAAAACTTCCGATCTGCTTCTGGTTATGTCTAACCTGTATAGCCTCAAGTATGGATCACTAGTCATGTCCCCGCAACGCATGTTCCCAACCACACCGTTGGTTAAACTAGGAGATAATCATTTTAGCAAGGTCAAGGAATTCCTCGGACGTTTCGCCAATATCCCTGATTTGATAGAATTGGATCATTTGACGGTGTCCGGTGATGTGACCTTCGGGCGAGGCGTATCGCTCCGAGGTACTGTAATTATCATTGCCAACCACGGTGATCGTATAGATATTCCCGCGGGAGCGATTCTAGAGAACAAAATTGTGTCCGGTAATATGCGCATTCTTGATCATTAA
- the LOC134284080 gene encoding uncharacterized protein LOC134284080 has product MLTGNNSGYNCHSCHEHDAADAMVACDVCGNWHHFKCVGVDDTVKTRRWLCQECDSATVSGLLSLPQAKDKVNKCGGSKTSRSRSKKPVKSVGSKVSMTSSARAAALEAQMRLLEEEERLKEIELKEQEELQRREFAEEQRKLEAKKKIMEEETKLHETELLKQKALQEKMMLIRRESMEKKKELMRQQAESSRSSSASHVSKSDRVVAWVASQHQTEGDDPNNLEPPITTSNARVANFDSPQQHNTTTAPSPPINQLSSLSLNDDRHDKHPVLPTTYMQIAARQVTGKDLPAFSGNPEDWPMFIRTYEETTVACGFSDVENLVRLQKCLRGNALETVRSRLMMPAGVPHVIKTLQMRFGRPELIIRSLLERIRRVPAPKPERLDTLIDFGLAVENLVVHLQAAKQENHLTNPVLLQELVMKLPAQLRLDWARFKLRHQDDTLAAFGNFMNELIEAASEVSFDLPFNLTTKVEKPRDREKTFVHAHDAVDAESRNTGAIRKAPKPCICCNSIGHRIADCEEFKSKDVEERMRIVRQNNLCRMCLNFHHRWPCRTWQGCNIEGCREKHHPLLHQSTSSSPMHLSSSHSTSVDKSCDRYPYFRILPVVVSMGNKRQTIFAFIDEGSSSTLLDRTVAEQLGLDGPTEPLTLQWTGNVARRESKSKRVHFQIAGAERTDAFQIQDAHTVERLLLPKQTLIYGELAGRYPHLRGLPIADYELAQPKLLIGLDNLRLGIPLKIREGRLNEPIAAKCRLGWAIYGYSAGVSKPTVSVNFHVPAAKDADHELNEQLTEFFSLDQTGIKSSFEIPESEADKRAKRILEETTRRVSNRFETGLLWKSDKIDFPDSFPMAIRRLQSLEKKLYKDPSLHLRVRQKIEEYVNKGYCHRATAKELHSFDTKRVWYLPLCVVINPKKPQKIRVVWDAAAKVNGVSFNSALLKGPDLLTSIVFVLYHFREHRIAVTGDLEEMFLRLLIRPQDSLSQRFLWREKPSDTPVEYIINVATFGSTCSPSSAQYVKNVNAREYMEAFPRASSAIIKHHYVDDYLDSFETEEEAIEVVNQVKFIHRNGGFHLRNFLSNSERVLAAIESVSHDDSKELSLLRAEKVESVLGMKWSPSKDSFIYTLALREELANIVEPEHIPTKREMLKLVMSLFDPLGFLTFYLIHGRILIQDAWATGVGWDVPVNEDLSRRWWQWISFLPALGNLRIPRCYFLGRMDEEKQLHIFVDASDAAYACVAYLRAAGTQGVEVAFVGARSKVAPLKVLSVPRLELMAAVIGARMADSVIASHSFEITETFLWTDSSTVLAWISSDHRRYHKFVGVRIGEILALTKINQWRWVPSKYNPADDATKWGIGPKFDSGSRWFCGPPFLVHCETEWPRKQNSSLTSEELVRNHNVHQISSTPLVDFSRFHKWERVLRTQAYVFRFIDNLRCCRNGRPIDTGILSREELRRAERELWKQAQSEAYSQELAILLETKGGPTVRHNLLPKTSPIYKLWPYMDHDGVIRMRGRIGAAWYATSDAKYPVILPKSHMITSLLVDSYHRRYHHANQETVVNEMRQRYEIPHLRTVVKQTAKKCMKCRTEKAVPRHPPMAPLPEQRVTPFVKPFTFVGLDYFGPITVKVGRANVKRWVALFTCLTVRAIHLEVVHSLSSESCVLAIRRFIARRGAPAEFFSDNGTSFVGANKQLQEEVNARNQVLATTFTNTNTRWNFNPPGAPHMGGVWERLVRSVKNSIGTLIDAPRRPTDEVFETILLDAEAMINSRPLTYMPLETADEESLTPNHFLLGNSSGVKQPPSEINERRMNLRSSWTLVQHLTDVIWQRWIKEYLPVITRRCGWFEEVREIQEGDLVLVIGNTVRNQYVRGRVEKVFPGRDGRVRQALVRTASGMYKRPAVKLALLDVGLRENSGQD; this is encoded by the coding sequence ATGTTGACGGGAAACAATTCCGGCTACAATTGCCATTCGTGCCATGAGCATGATGCTGCTGATGCGATGGTCGCCTGTGATGTGTGCGGTAACTGGCACCACTTCAAGTGTGTAGGAGTAGACGACACCGTTAAAACCCGCCGGTGGTTGTGCCAAGAATGTGATTCTGCTACGGTTTCTGGTCTGCTCAGTCTCCCGCAGGCGAAGGATAAAGTGAACAAGTGCGGCGGTAGTAAGACGTCAAGGTCGCGAAGTAAGAAACCAGTCAAATCGGTAGGATCGAAAGTGAGCATGACCTCCAGTGCCCGCGCTGCTGCGTTGGAAGCTCAGATGCGCCTACTTGAAGAAGAAGAGCGACTAAAAGAGATCGAATTGAAGGAGCAAGAAGAGCTGCAACGTAGGGAATTCGCCGAGGAACAACGCAAACTGGAGGCAAAGAAGAAGATTATGGAAGAAGAAACGAAGCTGCACGAGACAGAGTTGTTGAAGCAAAAGGCCTTGCAGGAAAAAATGATGTTAATAAGacgagaatccatggagaaaaagAAGGAATTGATGCGACAGCAGGCGGAATCAAGTAGATCATCATCAGCGTCACATGTTTCCAAATCCGACAGAGTAGTGGCTTGGGTTGCTTCACAGCATCAGACTGAGGGAGACGATCCGAATAATTTGGAACCACCGATCACCACGTCCAACGCCCGTGTAGCGAACTTCGACTCACCACAACAGCACAACACCACAACAGCTCCTAGCCCACCCATTAATCAACTCTCAAGCCTTTCGTTAAATGATGATCGACACGACAAGCACCCGGTGTTACCTACTACATACATGCAAATTGCCGCCCGGCAGGTTACGGGCAAGGATCTTCCGGCATTCAGTGGCAACCCGGAAGACTGGCCGATGTTCATTCGGACCTACGAAGAAACCACAGTGGCATGTGGGTTCTCCGACGTGGAGAACTTAGTGCGGCTTCAAAAATGCTTACGTGGAAACGCTCTGGAAACGGTTCGTAGTCGCCTCATGATGCCCGCCGGAGTACCTCATGTAATCAAAACTCTGCAAATGCGCTTCGGACGTCCGGAGCTCATCATTCGTTCACTTTTGGAACGAATACGTCGCGTGCCAGCTCCGAAGCCAGAACGACTAGATACCCTTATTGATTTCGGTTTGGCTGTTGAAAATCTGGTCGTGCACTTGCAAGCTGCGAAGCAAGAAAACCATTTGACCAATCCGGTTTTGCTGCAAGAACTGGTTATGAAGCTTCCAGCTCAGTTGAGATTGGATTGGGCTAGATTCAAACTCCGACACCAAGATGACACCCTGGCAGCTTTCGGCAACTTCATGAACGAACTCATTGAAGCAGCTAGTGAGGTATCGTTTGATCTCCCATTCAACCTAACAACGAAGGTGGAGAAACCAAGAGATCGAGAAAAAACCTTTGTCCATGCTCATGACGCCGTCGACGCCGAATCGAGAAACACGGGTGCAATAAGGAAAGCTCCTAAACCGTGCATTTGTTGCAACTCCATTGGTCATCGTATAGCAGATTGCGAGGAGTTCAAGTCAAAAGACGTTGAGGAACGGATGAGGATAGTTCGGCAAAACAATCTGTGCCGAATGTGCTTGAATTTCCACCACAGGTGGCCCTGTCGGACATGGCAAGGCTGTAATATCGAAGGATGTCGAGAGAAACACCATCCTTTATTGCACCAGTCCACGTCATCTAGTCCTATGCACCTGTCATCCAGTCATAGTACTAGTGTAGACAAGAGTTGTGATCGTTATCCGTATTTCCGCATACTCCCAGTGGTAGTGTCTATGGGTAATAAGCGACAAACGATATTCGCCTTCATCGACGAAGGGTCTTCTTCGACCCTCTTGGATAGGACAGTCGCCGAACAGCTTGGTTTGGACGGTCCGACAGAACCGTTGACGCTACAGTGGACCGGTAACGTCGCACGCCGGGAATCCAAATCGAAAAGAGTGCATTTTCAAATCGCCGGTGCTGAGAGAACAGATGCATTCCAGATACAAGACGCCCACACTGTCGAACGCCTTCTTCTGCCGAAACAGACGCTGATTTATGGTGAGTTAGCTGGTCGCTATCCCCATTTACGTGGACTTCCAATCGCCGACTACGAGTTAGCACAACCTAAACTTTTGATTGGGCTCGACAATTTGAGAttaggaattccattgaaaattcgggAAGGTCGTCTCAATGAACCCATCGCTGCAAAATGCCGATTGGGCTGGGCGATCTACGGCTATAGTGCCGGAGTCTCAAAGCCAACTGTGTCAGTCAACTTTCACGTGCCTGCTGCCAAGGATGCGGACCACGAGTTAAATGAGCAGCTTACCGAGTTCTTTTCGTTAGATCAAACCGGTATAAAATCGTCGTTTGAGATTCCTGAGTCAGAAGCAGACAAGAGAGCCAAGCGAATATTGGAGGAAACTACACGCCGAGTATCTAACCGATTTGAGACTGGACTGTTATGGAAGTCTGACAAAATTGACTTTCCCGATAGTTTCCCGATGGCTATCAGAAGGCTCCAGTCGTTGGAAAAGAAGCTGTATAAGGATCCATCTCTCCACCTTCGTGTTCGTCAAAAGATTGAGGAATACGTAAACAAGGGATACTGCCATCGAGCGACGGCAAAGGAGTTGCATTCTTTCGATACCAAGCGGGTCTGGTATCTTCCGCTGTGCGTAGTCATCAACCCGAAAAAGCCCCAAAAAATTAGAGTCGTCTGGGATGCGGCTGCCAAAGTGAATGGTGTATCGTTCAATTCAGCTTTACTCAAAGGCCCAGATCTACTGACTAGCATCGTGTTTGTGTTATATCACTTCCGAGAACATAGGATCGCTGTTACTGGAGACCTAGAAGAAATGTTTCTTCGACTCCTCATTCGACCCCAGGACAGCCTATCGCAGCGGTTCTTGTGGAGAGAAAAGCCTAGTGATACACCAGTGGAATATATAATCAATGTCGCCACCTTCGGGTCTACTTGCTCTCCGAGTTCGGCCCAATATGTGAAAAATGTCAACGCGAGGGAATACATGGAAGCGTTTCCGAGAGCATCTTCAGCGATCATCAAACACCATTATGTAGATGACTATCTGGATAGCTTTGAGACGGAAGAAGAGGCTATCGAGGTGGTCAACCAGGTAAAATTCATCCACAGAAATGGGGGTTTCCACCTTCGCAACTTTCTGTCCAATTCCGAAAGAGTTTTGGCAGCCATCGAAAGTGTTTCTCATGATGATTCAAAGGAATTGAGTCTTTTGCGCGCTGAAAAAGTGGAATCGGTGCTTGGTATGAAATGGAGTCCGTCCAAAGACAGTTTCATCTATACGCTAGCGCTTCGTGAAGAGCTGGCGAATATCGTAGAGCCCGAACATATCCCTACCAAACGAGAAATGCTCAAACTGGTCATGAGCCTTTTTGATCCGCTTGGATTTTTGACATTCTAcctaatccatggaagaatcctgaTACAAGACGCCTGGGCAACTGGAGTTGGTTGGGACGTCCCAGTCAACGAAGATTTGTCTCGAAGGTGGTGGCAGTGGATCAGCTTCTTACCAGCATTGGGGAACCTCAGGATTCCTCGATGCTATTTTCTCGGCCGAATGGATGAAGAAAAACAGCTGCATATATTCGTGGACGCCAGCGATGCAGCGTACGCATGTGTGGCATATCTTCGTGCTGCGGGAACCCAAGGCGTAGAAGTGGCGTTTGTAGGTGCTAGAAGCAAAGTTGCGCCACTTAAGGTATTATCTGTCCCTCGATTGGAGTTAATGGCTGCGGTTATAGGTGCTCGTATGGCGGATTCGGTAATTGCTTCTCATTCGTTCGAGATCACAGAAACGTTTTTGTGGACAGATTCCTCTACTGTCCTAGCCTGGATCAGCTCGGATCACCGGAGATACCATAAATTTGTGGGAGTAAGAATCGGAGAAATACTGGCTCTAACCAAAATAAATCAATGGAGATGGGTGCCTTCAAAGTATAACCCGGCAGACGACGCGACCAAGTGGGGAATAGGTCCAAAATTTGATTCTGGCAGTCGCTGGTTCTGTGGTCCTCCCTTCCTTGTTCATTGCGAAACAGAGTGGCCCAGAAAACAAAATTCATCACTCACCAGCGAGGAACTTGTCAGAAACCACAACGTACATCAAATTTCCTCCACACCATTAGTAGATTTTTCACGCTTCCACAAATGGGAGCGAGTACTGCGAACACAAGCGTATGTCTTCAGGTTCATCGACAATTTGAGGTGTTGTAGGAATGGCCGACCTATAGATACTGGAATCCTGAGCCGAGAAGAGTTGCGGAGAGCAGAAAGGGAGTTATGGAAGCAAGCCCAATCTGAAGCCTACAGTCAAGAACTAGCAATTCTGCTGGAGACTAAAGGGGGCCCAACTGTTCGTCACAATTTGCTTCCCAAGACTAGTCCTATATATAAGTTGTGGCCGTACATGGATCACGATGGTGTGATCAGAATGAGAGGAAGAATAGGTGCTGCGTGGTATGCTACATCCGATGCTAAATACCCGGTTATATTACCAAAATCCCATATGATAACATCGCTTCTGGTCGACTCGTATCATCGTCGCTATCACCATGCCAACCAGGAGACGGTAGTAAATGAGATGAGACAGCGTTATGAAATACCACACTTGCGTACTGTCGTGAAGCAAACGgctaaaaaatgtatgaaatGTAGAACAGAAAAAGCAGTTCCTCGACACCCACCGATGGCCCCACTTCCGGAACAACGCGTCACGCCTTTCGTGAAACCTTTCACATTCGTAGGCCTGGATTACTTTGGGCCGATAACGGTGAAAGTCGGCCGTGCTAACGTCAAGCGCTGGGTTGCACTCTTCACGTGCCTAACGGTGCGTGCTATACATCTGGAAGTAGTGCACAGCTTATCTAGTGAATCGTGTGTGTTGGCCATACGACGATTCATTGCCCGCCGTGGTGCACCAGCAGAATTTTTCAGCGACAACGGGACCAGTTTCGTTGGAGCGAACAAGCAGCTACAGGAAGAAGTTAACGCTAGAAATCAAGTGTTAGCCACCACCTTCACTAACACCAACACACGGTGGAATTTCAATCCACCAGGTGCCCCCCATATGGGCGGTGTATGGGAGCGCCTCGTGCGGTCGGTAAAGAACTCTATTGGAACGCTCATCGACGCTCCTCGCCGACCAACTGATGAGGTGTTTGAAACGATCCTGTTAGATGCGGAGGCAATGATAAATTCGCGTCCTTTAACGTATATGCCTCTAGAAACCGCCGACGAGGAATCGCTAACTCCGAATCATTTTTTGCTGGGAAATTCTTCTGGCGTTAAGCAACCCCCTTCGGAGATCAACGAACGTCGTATGAATTTGCGGAGCTCTTGGACCCTTGTTCAACATCTAACCGATGTTATATGGCAAAGGTGGATTAAAGAGTACCTGCCTGTAATTACCAGGCGCTGCGGGTGGTTTGAAGAAGTCCGCGAGATCCAGGAAGGTGACTTAGTGCTGGTGATTGGTAATACGGTCAGGAATCAGTACGTGAGGGGGCGAGTCGAAAAGGTGTTCCCGGGACGAGATGGACGCGTGCGTCAAGCTCTGGTGCGCACAGCTTCGGGGATGTACAAGAGACCAGCCGTGAAACTGGCATTGCTGGACGTCGGATTACGTGAAAACTCTGGTCAGGACTAA